In Triticum urartu cultivar G1812 chromosome 6, Tu2.1, whole genome shotgun sequence, the following proteins share a genomic window:
- the LOC125512907 gene encoding two-component response regulator ORR29-like: MAERAEGRPSDALSVMVIDEDEFHANSAKSMLSELNYYVAVYTSPIEALGILEKKAHDVDFVIAAVDMEELNGFQFLEAAKDMHRNLQVIMMSADTTMYTMKRSIELGARFLAKKPLDATTIHNMWQHLDVKVLRLNRMKYLFQG; this comes from the exons ATGGCAGAAAGAGCAGAAGGAAGGCCCTCAGATGCGCTCAGCGTGATGGTCATTGATGAAGATGAGTTCCATGCCAACTCTGCAAAATCCATGCTCTCTGAATTGAACTATTATG TGGCAGTCTATACAAGTCCCATAGAAGCGCTCGGTATTCTTGAAAAGAAAGCACATGATGTTGATTTTGTCATAGCAGCGGTGGACATGGAAGAGTTGAATGGCTTTCAGTTCCTGGAAGCAGCCAAAGATATGCATCGAAACCTTCAAGTGATCA TGATGTCAGCAGATACAACAATGTACACAATGAAGAGATCTATTGAACTTGGTGCTCGTTTTTTGGCGAAGAAGCCTCTTGATGCTACTACCATTCACAATATGTGGCAACATCTTGATGTAAAAGTTCTTAGGCTGAACAGGATGAAGTATCTGTTTCAAGGTTGA